The Chloroflexota bacterium genome includes a region encoding these proteins:
- a CDS encoding AAA family ATPase: MSIQRLEIEGFRSLQSVTWEPGPLNVLIGVNGSGKSNLLRALQLLKSAADGKLSESVRAAGGMVPLLWDGQVNAIKFSLQLTSPAATYELVANRLGQSGAFYIESEFLIANGDPAQKVLERTRTRAAVLNAQQVKLELNAEAFDEDEPLIAFRPVSELNQPFSRLQRAIANFYIYHDVRVDSDSEMRRATVSRRDLRVDPDGSNLISVLHTLYTNDRYFKDELNAAMKAAFGDEFEELVFPPAEDGRIQLRLRWRSLRREQSASDLSDGTLRFLFLLTVLAGSAGSDPPSLIAIDEPETGLHPSMLPLIAEYATDAARYTQVIFTTHSPQFLNGFKGRADITTIVESIEGKSRLRRLPEAELSRWLEHFQLGDLMLSGELESIE; this comes from the coding sequence ATGAGCATCCAAAGGCTTGAAATCGAAGGTTTTCGTTCGCTCCAAAGCGTAACTTGGGAACCTGGCCCTCTCAATGTGTTGATCGGCGTCAATGGTTCAGGTAAATCCAATTTGCTACGCGCCCTGCAACTATTGAAGAGCGCCGCCGATGGCAAACTCTCAGAAAGTGTTCGCGCTGCTGGAGGAATGGTGCCGTTATTGTGGGACGGGCAGGTCAATGCAATAAAGTTCAGTTTGCAACTCACGTCCCCTGCCGCCACTTATGAACTCGTCGCAAATCGTTTGGGGCAAAGCGGAGCCTTCTACATCGAAAGTGAATTCCTAATAGCAAATGGCGACCCTGCTCAAAAAGTCCTGGAACGCACAAGAACGCGAGCTGCTGTTTTAAATGCCCAGCAAGTTAAGCTAGAACTTAATGCTGAAGCATTTGATGAAGATGAGCCTCTAATCGCATTCAGACCGGTTTCGGAACTGAATCAACCCTTTTCAAGACTCCAAAGGGCAATAGCAAACTTTTACATTTACCATGATGTGCGCGTGGATAGCGACTCGGAAATGCGACGTGCTACCGTCTCACGCCGCGATTTGCGCGTTGACCCGGACGGAAGCAATCTAATCTCAGTTTTGCACACGCTTTACACAAACGACCGGTACTTCAAAGATGAATTAAACGCGGCAATGAAAGCCGCCTTCGGTGATGAGTTTGAGGAGTTAGTCTTCCCGCCCGCTGAGGATGGTCGTATCCAACTCCGTTTACGCTGGCGTTCTCTGCGCCGTGAGCAATCGGCCAGCGACCTCTCGGATGGCACACTGCGCTTTCTATTTTTACTCACTGTATTGGCCGGATCGGCCGGTTCGGACCCGCCGTCGCTCATTGCCATAGACGAGCCGGAAACCGGCCTGCACCCCAGCATGTTGCCGCTCATCGCCGAATACGCAACCGACGCGGCCCGTTACACGCAAGTGATCTTCACTACTCACTCGCCGCAATTTCTAAATGGATTCAAAGGGCGAGCCGATATTACAACAATAGTAGAGTCGATTGAAGGCAAATCTCGTTTGCGACGATTGCCCGAAGCCGAGCTAAGTCGCTGGCTAGAACATTTTCAATTGGGCGATTTGATGTTGTCGGGAGAACTAGAGAGTATCGAATGA
- a CDS encoding DUF4276 family protein, translated as MKIVLLVEGWTEKELPPFLKRWLDPQLPQPIRIQPVRFEGNAHYLDNVANKTRFHLSNDDTIAVFGLLDLYGLKLDYSKHADRDQKIAHARAEIVKRIPEADRSRFRQHFAVHETEAWLLSDPRLFPALKLSANSARPEDVNFDEPPSKLLDRLFSQSRDGRGYKKTTMARTLLPKLDPVLVYQKCPNFKLMMDEMLMLVKKALGNQSSS; from the coding sequence ATGAAAATCGTACTTCTCGTAGAAGGATGGACAGAGAAAGAACTGCCGCCATTTCTCAAGCGCTGGCTTGATCCCCAATTGCCACAACCCATTCGCATCCAGCCTGTGCGTTTTGAAGGCAACGCCCATTATTTGGATAACGTCGCCAACAAAACTCGGTTCCACTTATCCAACGATGATACCATCGCCGTTTTTGGATTGCTCGACCTCTATGGCTTGAAGCTCGACTATTCCAAACATGCTGACCGCGATCAAAAGATTGCCCACGCCCGCGCCGAGATAGTGAAACGTATTCCTGAAGCAGATCGCTCACGTTTCCGCCAACACTTTGCCGTGCATGAAACAGAGGCTTGGCTATTAAGCGATCCCCGTTTGTTCCCAGCCCTCAAGCTCTCCGCAAACTCTGCCCGCCCCGAAGATGTAAATTTCGATGAACCTCCATCCAAATTGCTAGATCGCCTCTTCAGCCAAAGTCGAGACGGGCGAGGCTACAAGAAAACGACTATGGCCCGTACGTTGTTGCCCAAACTTGATCCGGTTCTCGTCTATCAAAAGTGCCCCAACTTCAAATTGATGATGGACGAGATGCTGATGTTAGTCAAGAAAGCACTCGGCAATCAGTCCAGTTCTTAA
- a CDS encoding DinB family protein, with protein MSRKDSIHQRITADHAASMSIFNSFTAEQWEMPAPSDEGAQWKARDVLAHLAVSEGGQLGQIERCLKGEAPVPDDFDLNRFNRRSVQKQAEKSVADFLNMIETGHAQVLATLDTVADADFDKSGRHARGDVITIEQFFIRTTEHRVQHAEELKRALSG; from the coding sequence ATGTCCCGTAAAGACTCCATCCACCAAAGAATTACTGCCGACCACGCCGCCAGCATGTCAATCTTCAACAGCTTCACCGCCGAGCAGTGGGAAATGCCCGCGCCGTCCGACGAGGGCGCGCAGTGGAAGGCCCGCGACGTGCTGGCCCACCTCGCCGTCTCCGAAGGCGGCCAACTCGGCCAGATCGAGCGTTGCCTCAAAGGCGAAGCCCCCGTGCCCGACGACTTTGACCTCAACCGTTTCAATCGCCGCTCTGTGCAAAAACAGGCCGAAAAGTCAGTGGCCGACTTTCTAAATATGATCGAAACCGGCCACGCCCAGGTGCTGGCAACGCTTGATACCGTCGCCGACGCCGACTTCGACAAAAGCGGCAGGCACGCCCGCGGCGACGTGATCACCATTGAGCAATTCTTCATCCGCACCACCGAGCACCGGGTTCAGCACGCCGAAGAACTGAAGCGAGCTTTATCAGGTTAG
- a CDS encoding dTDP-4-dehydrorhamnose 3,5-epimerase family protein: MPPIHDVVVKKLATHSDDRGYFREILREDDNLLRHFGQTSITKTYPGVIKAFHWHNHQDDIWYVASGMARVVLHDRREGSPTKGVTQVVYAGEDNPVIILIPIGIAHGYQVLGNQPVILFYHVTKAYDPKNPDEERIPWDDPEIGFDWSIQNR; the protein is encoded by the coding sequence ATGCCACCCATCCACGACGTTGTAGTCAAAAAACTCGCTACCCACTCTGACGACCGGGGCTACTTCCGCGAAATTTTGCGCGAAGACGACAACCTGCTCCGTCACTTCGGCCAGACCTCCATTACCAAAACTTACCCCGGCGTGATCAAAGCCTTCCACTGGCACAACCACCAGGACGACATTTGGTACGTCGCCAGCGGCATGGCCCGTGTGGTGCTCCACGACCGGCGCGAAGGCTCGCCCACCAAAGGCGTGACTCAGGTGGTTTACGCGGGCGAGGACAACCCGGTCATCATCCTGATCCCGATCGGCATCGCCCACGGCTACCAGGTGTTGGGCAACCAGCCCGTCATCCTGTTCTACCACGTCACCAAAGCCTACGACCCCAAGAACCCGGATGAAGAACGCATCCCGTGGGACGATCCAGAGATCGGCTTCGACTGGTCTATCCAGAATCGCTAA
- a CDS encoding molybdopterin molybdotransferase MoeA — MAEFFNVLPPALALAELFKHLPASVHPESILTVDALDRVTAEPVRSPAALPAFPRSTMDGYAVRAQDTFGASATLPASGATVIEAGRRLRPQDLGGLMALGITSVMVARRPTFAILATGDEVVPPESHAGPGQIRDINSYSVGGLVQRAGGLPVRYGIAPDNFNTLITTSTKALSECDGLILSAGSSVSVRDMTGDVINRLGKPGVLVHGVAVKPGKPTLLAVCDGKPVFGLPGNPVSALVIAELFVKPTIERMLGLRESLTRRVRAKLTRNIASEAGREDYVPARLVERDGEMLAEPVFGKSNLIFTLIRADGIIHIPLNANGVSEGEMVEVRLF; from the coding sequence ATGGCTGAGTTCTTCAACGTCCTGCCACCCGCTCTCGCGCTGGCCGAGTTGTTCAAGCATCTGCCTGCCAGCGTCCACCCTGAAAGTATCCTCACGGTTGACGCGCTCGACCGCGTCACGGCCGAGCCGGTTCGCTCGCCCGCCGCGCTCCCGGCCTTCCCGCGCTCGACGATGGACGGTTACGCCGTCCGCGCCCAAGATACTTTTGGCGCGTCCGCAACTTTGCCTGCTTCCGGGGCAACCGTCATCGAGGCGGGGAGACGTTTGAGGCCGCAAGACCTGGGTGGCTTGATGGCATTAGGCATCACGTCAGTGATGGTCGCCCGTCGTCCAACGTTCGCCATCCTTGCCACCGGCGATGAAGTCGTGCCGCCAGAGTCTCACGCAGGGCCAGGCCAGATTCGGGACATCAACTCGTATTCAGTGGGCGGCCTGGTTCAACGGGCTGGCGGCCTCCCCGTCCGTTACGGCATCGCCCCCGATAACTTCAATACACTAATAACCACTTCCACAAAAGCTTTGAGCGAATGCGATGGTCTGATTTTGTCGGCAGGCAGTTCGGTGAGCGTGCGCGACATGACCGGCGACGTGATCAACCGACTGGGCAAGCCGGGCGTGCTGGTGCACGGGGTGGCGGTGAAACCGGGCAAGCCGACCCTGCTGGCGGTGTGTGACGGCAAACCCGTCTTTGGCCTGCCGGGCAATCCGGTGAGCGCCCTGGTCATCGCCGAGTTGTTTGTCAAGCCAACGATTGAGCGCATGTTGGGTTTGCGCGAAAGCCTGACGCGGCGCGTGCGAGCCAAACTCACGCGCAACATTGCCTCCGAGGCCGGACGCGAAGATTACGTGCCCGCCCGCCTCGTCGAGCGCGACGGCGAAATGCTGGCCGAGCCGGTCTTCGGCAAGTCGAACCTGATCTTCACCCTCATCCGCGCCGACGGCATCATCCACATTCCGCTCAACGCGAACGGGGTGAGCGAGGGCGAGATGGTGGAGGTGAGGTTGTTTTAG
- a CDS encoding phosphoribosylanthranilate isomerase — protein MLIQIYAFTNIEQAQAAAELGVDHIGFVAGKYGLVHGELTFAEARQLAASLPPGTKRVALTMATGVDEIRRMADAVQPDIVHISTDVHEVGVEAMSQLRKQLPSSVQLMKAVPVEDESSIALAHQFAPVSNWFLLDTKVRGLPGVGASGRAHDWRLSRRIAESVSVPVILAGGLSTENVRGAIEAVQPSGVDSNTATNMPGSPVAKDMDRIRAFVAAVKGT, from the coding sequence ATGCTTATTCAAATCTACGCCTTCACGAACATTGAGCAGGCGCAAGCCGCCGCCGAACTTGGCGTGGATCACATTGGCTTTGTGGCCGGCAAGTACGGTCTGGTTCACGGCGAGTTGACGTTCGCCGAAGCGCGGCAACTGGCCGCCTCTCTGCCGCCGGGCACAAAGCGCGTGGCGCTGACGATGGCGACCGGCGTTGACGAAATTCGGCGCATGGCTGACGCCGTTCAGCCGGACATCGTTCACATTTCCACCGACGTTCACGAGGTGGGCGTGGAGGCGATGTCCCAACTGAGAAAGCAGTTGCCATCATCTGTCCAACTGATGAAGGCTGTGCCGGTTGAAGATGAATCCAGTATCGCCCTCGCCCACCAGTTTGCGCCAGTAAGCAACTGGTTTCTGCTCGACACCAAAGTGCGCGGCCTGCCCGGCGTGGGCGCAAGCGGCCGCGCGCACGACTGGCGCCTCAGCCGCCGCATCGCCGAAAGCGTCAGCGTTCCGGTCATTCTCGCCGGCGGCCTGTCAACAGAAAACGTAAGAGGGGCCATCGAGGCGGTTCAACCGTCGGGAGTCGATTCCAACACGGCCACCAACATGCCGGGTAGCCCGGTCGCAAAAGATATGGATCGCATCCGCGCCTTTGTCGCCGCCGTGAAGGGGACATGA
- a CDS encoding carbohydrate kinase family protein has translation MSEAIVLGDINVDVLMPISTYPRPGGDALSGQMTTQAGGSAANTAIALAKLGVAASMVGRLGEDVWGSLALRALTDSGVEVSAVQHDEAASTGLFFIPITPDGERTMFGHRGANVNTEPSAINPTIFKGARFLHLSGYALLEPPQREAALQAIELAGQHGLALSLDTGLLPALARTDEIGQLLPRLSICVLGVEEARALAVGDSPADLARALVARGVKLVGLKLGAEGCLLADSSGLFNVPSFSVKAVDTTGAGDAFSAGLIYGQLRGLSLPAAGTLANTLGSLAAATWGAGPALPGREAVRKRLAAEAATAEDERTRWIEEVLAKV, from the coding sequence ATGAGCGAAGCCATCGTGTTGGGCGACATCAACGTGGATGTGTTGATGCCGATCTCAACTTACCCCCGGCCCGGCGGCGACGCGCTATCCGGGCAGATGACGACGCAGGCAGGCGGCTCGGCGGCGAATACGGCCATTGCGCTGGCGAAGCTCGGTGTGGCCGCCAGCATGGTGGGGCGGCTGGGTGAGGACGTTTGGGGCAGTCTGGCACTGCGCGCCCTGACAGACTCTGGCGTGGAAGTCAGCGCGGTTCAACACGACGAGGCCGCCTCAACCGGGTTGTTCTTCATCCCCATCACGCCCGACGGCGAGCGCACCATGTTCGGCCATCGCGGCGCAAACGTCAACACCGAACCCTCCGCCATCAACCCAACAATTTTCAAAGGCGCGCGATTTCTACATCTGTCGGGCTATGCCCTGCTCGAGCCGCCTCAGCGCGAGGCGGCTCTACAGGCAATTGAACTGGCCGGGCAACATGGCCTCGCACTTTCACTCGACACCGGCCTCCTGCCGGCGCTGGCTCGAACAGACGAGATCGGCCAACTCCTGCCGCGCCTGTCAATTTGCGTGCTGGGCGTGGAGGAGGCGCGGGCGCTGGCAGTCGGCGACTCGCCCGCCGACCTGGCCCGGGCGCTCGTAGCGCGCGGCGTAAAGCTGGTGGGCCTCAAGCTGGGCGCGGAGGGTTGTTTGCTGGCCGACTCGTCGGGCTTGTTTAACGTGCCGTCGTTTTCAGTGAAGGCGGTAGACACAACCGGCGCGGGCGACGCCTTTAGCGCCGGATTGATCTACGGGCAGTTGCGTGGCCTGAGCCTGCCTGCCGCCGGCACGCTGGCGAACACGCTGGGCAGTTTAGCCGCCGCAACCTGGGGAGCCGGCCCGGCCCTACCAGGGCGCGAAGCCGTGAGGAAACGACTGGCTGCGGAGGCGGCAACTGCCGAGGATGAGCGAACGAGGTGGATCGAGGAAGTATTAGCGAAGGTTTGA